One genomic region from Patagioenas fasciata isolate bPatFas1 chromosome 24, bPatFas1.hap1, whole genome shotgun sequence encodes:
- the FDXACB1 gene encoding ferredoxin-fold anticodon-binding domain-containing protein 1, whose protein sequence is MEPPRRVLLLGEGNFSFAASLCEAAGTHVVATCYESEEEVSRRGRAAHSIGRLRDRGAEVVFSVDCTKMTDYFSPEKREFDRIYFNFPHCGRKSGVAKNRDLLACFFHSSAEMLTEEGEIHVALCNGQGGTPADQPRREWHNSWQIVAVAAGAGFILSNVHPFKAETIPGYKCTGYRSQDKSFHVEGALNHVFTRSTQLRPPKPVICETQLESRRVYFQVPQVLVDKINRGFLELNSCHPVRTVKEKLAAELSQAFPLQNTDYCLPLLHHGHLDGVCHSNVFWVTLSPERTPRTEEMPNELANVVLFSHIDFCRDTAKNGWVNVQEGCHTSEQYYLRPSLLPYAQAIIHTRAFLPGTLHVLSGPVFRKRLITPHSMPVFHEMVFACAVNRGTEDSCIQMLVNNIETSIDSLHKTVSSFKVNINLQEAMSFETTELDDFAAFESQLSKIQYFVCMEGGVPGSCEKGSWVGTIRTAPYELASGELVVVFASLNLDLLAMLICGISDWRMLWTSDTRFLRQFPRGELRLFKNFSLYPPSYVHDVSFWVPDGEQFDEIAFHTIARQVSGETVISIQLIDSFQHAETGRKSLCYRLTFQSCDGALSHQQAAEMQLLFRKEIKQRLRVTLR, encoded by the exons ATGGAGCCGCCGCGCCGCGTCCTGCTGCTCGGGGAGGGCAACTTCTCCTTCGCGGCCTCCCTGTGCGAGGCCGCGGGGACCCACGTCGTGGCAACGTGCTACGAGAGCGAAGAGGAGGTGTCCCGGCGGGGCCGAGCCGCGCACAGCATCGGGCGGCTGCGGGACAGAG GAGCTGAAGTTGTGTTTTCTGTGGACTGCACCAAGATGACAGACTACTTTTCACCAGAGAAAAGAGAATTTGATCGTATTTATTTCAACTTCCCTCACTGTGGGAGGAAGTCTGGAGTCGCGAAGAACAGAGACCTGCTTGCCTGTTTTTTCCATAG CTCCGCAGAGATGCTGACAGAGGAGGGAGAGATCCACGTGGCTCTTTGCAATGGACAGGGGGGGACACCTGCTGATCAGCCAAGGAGGGAATGGCACAACAGCTGGCAAATAGTGGCcgtggcagcaggagctgggtttaTCCTGAGTAACGTTCATCCTTTTAAAGCAGAGACTATCCCAGGATACAAGTGTACAGGCTACAG GAGTCAAGATAAATCTTTCCATGTGGAGGGTGCTTTAAACCACGTTTTCACACGGAGCACGCAGCTTCGGCCTCCCAAACCTGTGATCTGCGAGACACAACTGGAGAGCCGAAGAGTTTATTTCCAAGTACCACAAGTACTCGTGGATAAAATTAATAG GGGTTTCCTAGAACTAAACTCATGTCACCCAGTACGGACAGTAAAGGAGAAGCTCGCTGCGGAGCTCAGCCAAGCCTTTCCCTTACAAAACACTGACTACTGCCTTCCTCTGCTCCACCACGGTCACCTCGATGGGGTTTGTCACTCAAATGTCTTTTGGGTCACTCTGAGCCCAGAGAGGACTCCAAGGACTGAAGAAATGCCTAATGAACTGGCCAATGTGGTTTTATTTTCCCATATTGATTTTTGCAGGGATACAGCTAAGAATGGCTGGGTGAACGTACAAGAGGGATGCCACACTTCAGAACAGTATTATCTTAGACCTTCCCTTCTACCTTATGCTCAGGCAATAATACATACAAGAGCTTTTCTTCCAGGAACACTTCATGTTCTTTCTGGTCCAGTTTTCAGGAAGCGTCTCATCACTCCTCACTCCATGCCCGTTTTTCATGAGATGGTTTTTGCATGTGCAGTTAACAGGGGTACAGAGGACAGCTGTATCCAGATGTTGGTGAATAACATTGAAACCAGCATAGATTCTCTTCACAAGACCGTTTCCAGCTTTAAAGTGAACATCAATCTGCAGGAAGCAATGAGTTTTGAGACAACTGAGCTGGATGACTTCGCTGCTTTTGAATCGCAGCTTAGTAAAATTCAATACTTCGTCTGTATGGAGGGGGGTGTTCCAGGCTCCTGTGAGAAGGGTTCCTGGGTGGGAACTATAAGGACGGCTCCTTATGAATTAGCAAGTGGTGAGCTGGTTGTTGTCTTCGCTTCGCTGAATCTTGACCTCCTCGCCATGTTGATCTGTGGAATATCTGACTGGCGAATGCTCTGGACATCAGACACACGCTTCCTCCGTCAATTTCCTAGAGGAGAGTTAAGACTTTTCAAGAATTTTTCTCTCTATCCACCTTCCTATGTGCATGATGTCAGCTTTTGGGTTCCTGATGGGGAGCAATTTGATGAAATTGCTTTTCACACCATTGCTAGGCAGGTGTCAGGTGAAACGGTCATATCCATCCAGTTAATTGACAGTTTCCAGCACGCAGAGACTGGACGGAAGAGCCTCTGCTACAGGCTGACCTTTCAGTCCTGTGACGGGGCGCTGAGCCATCAGCAGGCGGCAGAGATGCAGCTGCTCTTTcggaaggaaataaagcaacgCTTGCGTGTGACTCTTCGGTAG